GACGGAGAGACTGCTCCCGAGATTCCGGAGCGTCGCACGCGTCACCGCCTTGGCCTGCTCTCGTGACGCGAAGTCGCCCGTACGATACACCTGGTCGAGGATGTCAGTTTCGGTCATGATCGATCTGATCCGGACGGAGCGTCCGGTCGCTTTCCGCCAGCCATGATGGAACGCCGAATCGGCCAGTGGTCTGGATAACGCAAGCCGATTGCTCTGACTCGACTCTCTATCCGCTCGTGTAATGACGGCTGGGAGGTAGTTAGACGAACGGGGACATTCTCACTGAGTGACAGGGGCCCGTGTCCGGAACCGGCATCGCACCTGGTGAGCTTCCGAACATATCTTCCTCGACCGTGTTCGGCCGGTGCACGCGCCGACAACGTGGCTGTGTTTCGCTGTGGCGGTGTTCCTTCACTCGCGACCGCCGCGGTATCCCAGTTCGTCGCCGAGGTCCGCGAAAATGCTCTCCTCGCGGTCGGCGATGTCACTAACCATGCTCGCAGCCTCAGCGAAGAGTTCCGGCTGGGGCTCATTCTGTTCCAGAATCTCGGCCAGATGCTCCGAGACGGTTTGCCACTCTCTACTGACGAGCTGCATCCGGTCGGCGAGATCGGGGGTGAGGTCGGTCTGCTGTCCCAGTTCCCCGAGTGCTTCGGCGTAGAGGCTGCGGAACGCTGCGCCCTCTCCGTGCTCGTCGATAGCTCGACGGGCCGCACGTACCGGCCTGTCCGCGTCCGGAAGGTCCGGCCACCTGCCGAGATAGTCCGCGAACGACCGTAGTGCGGGGAGTCCTTCCTCGCCGGGACCGCGCGCATCCCGTTTCACGTCGAGTGGATTCAGCATGTACGTTGCGGCCTGTCTGAGGCCGGCTGCGGTTGCGTCAGTTTCGTCTTCGGTGCGTGCGGCTCGCGTCACGACGAGATATTCGTTCTGCAGAGACACGAACCGCTCATCGACCCAGGCGTCCGCGAGCGTCGAGCGGGAAATCGTCTGGCGGTTTTCCATTGTCCCGTCCGAGAGCTGTACGGTCTCGTCCTCGTACCCGATCAACACGGCGACGTGCGGTGGGACGTGATCCGGTTCTTCCGAGAGATAGTCTAGGGACGTCGGGTCGAGAAACAGGACTACCGGATCATCTTCGTCGATGTGTCCGGTCACGCTGTCCCAAGCCGTCTCGAAGTCATCTCCCCGCCGATACGAATTCGGGATGCCGAGTCGCTCGAAAAAGGCCCGTTCCAGCCAGGTTGGACTGGCCCGGAACGTGACCCAAGACTCGTCCGGGTACTCGTAGAGGACGAACGCCGGGCCGCCACCGATGCCGAAACAGGCAGCCTCGCTGTAGTTCCATCCGTAGTACTCCGCAACGTTCCGGAGCGCCATCGCTCCGCAGTGTCCGCCAGATTGGTGATCGTACCCTTCGATTATCTCCATACCTGCCATTCGTCAGACGGGAAGTTAACTCTCACCCGTGGCGGATCATCGTACTCTGGGCTACAAAACCTCGATTTCCGT
This window of the Haloplanus rubicundus genome carries:
- a CDS encoding BtrH N-terminal domain-containing protein is translated as MEIIEGYDHQSGGHCGAMALRNVAEYYGWNYSEAACFGIGGGPAFVLYEYPDESWVTFRASPTWLERAFFERLGIPNSYRRGDDFETAWDSVTGHIDEDDPVVLFLDPTSLDYLSEEPDHVPPHVAVLIGYEDETVQLSDGTMENRQTISRSTLADAWVDERFVSLQNEYLVVTRAARTEDETDATAAGLRQAATYMLNPLDVKRDARGPGEEGLPALRSFADYLGRWPDLPDADRPVRAARRAIDEHGEGAAFRSLYAEALGELGQQTDLTPDLADRMQLVSREWQTVSEHLAEILEQNEPQPELFAEAASMVSDIADREESIFADLGDELGYRGGRE